From the Pseudomonas putida genome, one window contains:
- the bglX gene encoding beta-glucosidase BglX, with product MMKLSLLGLAMGLASQAALAAPTAPPLQDKQAFIDHLISQMTEAEKIGQLRLISIGPEMPRDKIREEIAAGRIGGTFNSRTAPENRPMQDAAMRSRLKIPMFFAYDTIHGERTIFPIGLGLAASWDMDAIAKVGRTSAIEASADALDMTFAPMVDIARDPRWGRTSEGFGEDTYLTSKIGQVMVRSFQGSSPANPDSIMAIVKHFALYGAVEGGRDYNTVDMSLPKMYNDYLPPYRAALDAGAGGVMVALNSINGVPATSNTWLMNDLLRKEWGFKGVTISDHGAIQELIRHGVARDGREAAKLAIKAGIDMSMNDTLYGEELPGLLKSGEVTQHELNQAVREVLGAKYDMGLFKDPYVRIGKAETDLKDYYAEDRLHRDAARDVARRSLVLLENRNQTLPLKKSGTIALVGPLADAPIDMMGSWAADGKPMHSVTVREGLRRAVEGKAKLVYAKGSNVTGDKAILDYLNFLNFDAPEIVDDPRPAAVLIDEAVKAAKQSDVVVAVVGESRGMSHESSSRTTLEIPASQRELIKALKATGKPLVLVLMNGRPLSISWEREQADAMLETWFSGTEGGNAIADVLFGDYNPSGKLAITFPRSVGQIPMYYNHTRIGRPFTPGKPGNYTSQYFEEPNGPLYPFGYGLSYSSFELSGLTLSNKDLKRGDTLEAKVTVKNTGKLDGETVVQLYLQDVSASMSRPVKELKNFQKLMLKAGESRTLTFRISEDDLKFYNGQLQRVAEPGEFSVQVGLDSEAVQQKSFELL from the coding sequence ATGATGAAACTGTCTTTGCTGGGCCTGGCCATGGGCCTTGCCAGCCAGGCGGCCCTTGCCGCCCCTACCGCCCCGCCCCTGCAGGACAAGCAGGCGTTCATCGACCATCTGATCAGCCAGATGACCGAGGCCGAGAAGATCGGCCAGCTGCGCCTGATCAGCATCGGCCCGGAAATGCCCCGTGACAAGATCCGCGAAGAAATCGCCGCCGGTCGCATTGGCGGCACGTTCAACTCGCGCACTGCCCCCGAGAACCGGCCGATGCAGGACGCCGCCATGCGCAGCCGCCTGAAGATCCCGATGTTCTTCGCCTACGACACCATCCACGGCGAGCGCACCATCTTCCCGATCGGCCTGGGCCTGGCCGCCAGCTGGGACATGGACGCCATCGCCAAGGTCGGCCGCACCTCGGCCATCGAAGCGTCGGCCGACGCCCTGGACATGACCTTCGCGCCCATGGTCGACATCGCCCGCGACCCACGTTGGGGCCGCACCAGTGAAGGCTTCGGCGAAGACACCTACCTGACCTCGAAGATCGGCCAGGTGATGGTCCGCTCGTTCCAGGGCAGCAGCCCGGCCAACCCCGACAGCATCATGGCCATCGTCAAGCACTTCGCCCTGTATGGCGCGGTGGAAGGCGGGCGCGACTACAACACGGTCGATATGAGCCTGCCGAAGATGTACAACGACTACCTGCCGCCCTACCGCGCCGCGCTCGACGCCGGTGCCGGCGGGGTGATGGTGGCGCTCAACTCGATCAACGGCGTGCCGGCCACCTCCAACACCTGGCTGATGAACGACCTGTTGCGCAAAGAGTGGGGCTTCAAGGGCGTGACCATCAGCGACCATGGCGCCATCCAGGAGCTGATCCGCCACGGTGTCGCCCGCGATGGCCGCGAAGCCGCCAAGCTGGCGATCAAGGCCGGCATCGACATGAGCATGAACGACACCCTGTACGGCGAAGAGCTGCCAGGGCTGCTGAAGTCCGGCGAAGTGACCCAGCACGAACTGAACCAGGCCGTGCGCGAGGTGCTCGGTGCCAAGTACGACATGGGCCTGTTCAAGGACCCGTACGTGCGCATCGGCAAGGCCGAAACCGACCTGAAAGACTACTACGCCGAAGACCGCCTGCACCGCGATGCCGCCCGTGACGTGGCGCGCCGCAGCCTGGTGCTGCTGGAAAACCGCAACCAGACCCTGCCACTGAAAAAGTCCGGCACCATCGCCCTGGTCGGCCCGCTCGCCGATGCCCCGATCGACATGATGGGCAGCTGGGCCGCCGACGGTAAGCCGATGCACTCGGTCACGGTGCGCGAAGGCCTGCGCCGTGCGGTCGAGGGCAAGGCCAAGCTGGTGTACGCCAAGGGCTCCAACGTCACTGGCGACAAGGCGATCCTCGACTACCTGAACTTCCTCAACTTCGATGCCCCGGAAATCGTCGATGACCCGCGCCCTGCGGCCGTGTTGATCGATGAAGCGGTCAAAGCCGCCAAACAGTCCGATGTGGTGGTGGCCGTGGTCGGTGAGTCCCGTGGCATGTCCCACGAGTCGTCGAGCCGCACCACCCTGGAAATCCCGGCCAGCCAGCGCGAGCTGATCAAGGCCCTGAAGGCCACCGGCAAACCGTTGGTCCTGGTACTGATGAACGGCCGCCCGCTGTCGATCAGCTGGGAGCGTGAGCAGGCCGATGCCATGCTCGAAACCTGGTTCTCCGGTACCGAAGGCGGCAACGCCATCGCCGATGTGCTGTTCGGCGACTACAACCCGTCGGGCAAGCTGGCCATCACCTTCCCGCGTTCGGTCGGGCAGATCCCGATGTATTACAACCACACCCGCATCGGCCGGCCGTTCACCCCAGGCAAGCCGGGCAACTACACCTCGCAGTACTTCGAAGAGCCCAACGGCCCGCTGTACCCGTTCGGCTATGGCCTGAGCTACAGCAGCTTCGAGCTGTCGGGCCTGACCCTGTCGAACAAGGACCTCAAGCGCGGCGACACCCTGGAGGCCAAGGTGACGGTGAAGAACACCGGCAAGCTTGACGGCGAGACGGTGGTGCAGTTGTACCTGCAGGATGTTTCGGCGTCGATGAGCCGCCCGGTCAAGGAACTGAAGAACTTCCAGAAACTGATGCTCAAGGCCGGTGAGTCACGGACCTTGACCTTCCGCATCAGCGAGGATGATCTGAAGTTCTACAATGGCCAGCTGCAGCGGGTGGCCGAGCCTGGCGAGTTCAGTGTCCAGGTCGGGCTGGACTCCGAGGCGGTGCAACAAAAGAGTTTCGAACTGCTGTAA
- a CDS encoding TPM domain-containing protein produces MAPLNEYERRQVAEAIARVERRTDAQLVTVLARRADDYAYLPLFWAALLALAVPGLLQWLLGWPGLRGLLVANVLLFIGLCLLLRSPRLAAMLIPAALRRWRASSLARQQFREQNLQGTEGATGVLIFVAEAERHVEILVDQGIDQHLDAQARAVLVARFAEQVRQGRTLQGFVECIEACGELLCEHVPRTHARNELPNRLVILD; encoded by the coding sequence ATGGCCCCCCTCAACGAATACGAACGCCGCCAGGTGGCCGAGGCCATCGCCCGGGTGGAGCGGCGCACCGATGCGCAACTGGTGACCGTGCTGGCTCGCCGCGCCGATGACTATGCCTACCTGCCGCTGTTCTGGGCCGCCTTGCTGGCGCTGGCCGTGCCTGGCCTGCTGCAGTGGTTGCTGGGCTGGCCCGGCCTACGCGGGCTGCTGGTCGCCAACGTACTGCTGTTCATCGGCCTGTGCCTGCTGCTGCGCAGCCCGCGCCTGGCGGCCATGCTGATCCCCGCTGCCCTGCGCCGCTGGCGTGCTTCGAGCCTGGCGCGCCAGCAATTTCGCGAACAGAACCTGCAGGGCACGGAAGGCGCTACGGGGGTGCTGATCTTTGTCGCCGAGGCCGAGCGGCATGTGGAAATTCTTGTCGACCAGGGCATCGATCAGCATCTCGATGCCCAGGCCCGCGCCGTGCTGGTAGCGCGTTTCGCCGAACAGGTTCGCCAGGGGCGGACCTTGCAGGGCTTTGTCGAGTGCATCGAGGCGTGCGGCGAGTTGCTGTGCGAACACGTGCCACGCACCCATGCGCGCAACGAACTGCCCAACCGTCTGGTGATTCTCGACTGA
- a CDS encoding class I SAM-dependent methyltransferase yields MSASTSASSAPDARAQFLDLLSAALHGNTLVKLVLARHVGADQTLQRIIAKPLLVKGQAQLSLVYRHQTRDITRNLPLDQAQALVAELLPESFRNAHLFDADGEVQLTFSKKGKPMLQRHGAQAPREAVANTGHDREKKRYLELSRPFLRDLGVTDAQGALIPSMSRKWKQINKFIEVFDHALANAPVPAEQALRVADFGSGKGYLTFAMHDYLRNTLAREAQVTGVELRQDMVDLCNAAAQRLEHPGLEFQCGDVRSVVPEAIEVMIALHACDIATDYAIHTGIRCNAAIIMCSPCCHKQIRPQLHSPGLLQPMLQYGLHLGQQAEMLTDSLRALYLEACGYETKVFEFISLEHTNKNKMILAVKRRQTTDNAALLEKIEHLKAFYGVQEHCLETLLRADKLI; encoded by the coding sequence ATGTCCGCCAGTACTTCCGCTTCTTCCGCGCCGGATGCGCGCGCCCAGTTCCTCGACCTGCTGAGTGCCGCCCTGCACGGCAACACCCTGGTCAAACTGGTGCTGGCGCGCCATGTCGGTGCCGACCAGACTCTGCAGCGCATCATCGCCAAGCCGCTGCTGGTGAAGGGGCAGGCCCAGCTGTCGCTGGTCTACCGCCACCAGACCCGCGACATCACCCGCAACCTGCCGCTGGACCAGGCCCAGGCGCTGGTCGCCGAGCTGCTGCCGGAGAGCTTCCGCAATGCCCACCTGTTCGATGCCGACGGCGAAGTGCAGCTGACCTTCAGCAAGAAGGGCAAGCCGATGCTCCAGCGCCACGGTGCGCAGGCGCCACGCGAGGCGGTTGCCAACACCGGTCATGACCGTGAGAAGAAGCGCTACCTTGAGCTGTCACGGCCATTCCTGCGTGACCTGGGCGTGACTGATGCCCAAGGCGCGCTGATCCCTTCGATGTCCCGCAAGTGGAAGCAGATCAACAAGTTCATCGAAGTCTTCGACCACGCCCTGGCCAATGCCCCGGTGCCGGCCGAGCAGGCCCTTCGGGTGGCCGACTTCGGCTCGGGCAAGGGTTACCTGACCTTCGCCATGCATGATTACCTGCGCAACACCCTGGCTCGCGAAGCACAGGTGACCGGCGTGGAGCTACGCCAGGACATGGTCGACCTGTGCAATGCCGCCGCGCAGCGCCTGGAACACCCTGGCCTGGAGTTCCAGTGTGGCGACGTGCGCAGCGTGGTGCCCGAGGCCATCGAGGTGATGATTGCCCTGCACGCCTGCGACATCGCCACCGACTACGCCATCCATACCGGCATCCGCTGCAATGCGGCGATCATCATGTGCTCGCCGTGCTGCCACAAACAGATCCGCCCGCAACTGCACAGCCCGGGGCTGCTGCAGCCGATGCTGCAGTACGGGCTGCACCTGGGACAGCAGGCCGAAATGCTTACCGACAGCCTGCGGGCGCTGTATCTGGAAGCTTGCGGTTACGAAACCAAGGTGTTCGAGTTCATCTCCCTGGAGCACACCAACAAGAACAAGATGATTCTTGCGGTGAAGCGCCGGCAGACTACGGATAACGCGGCATTGCTGGAGAAGATCGAGCATCTCAAGGCGTTTTATGGGGTGCAGGAGCATTGCCTGGAGACATTGTTGCGGGCGGATAAGCTGATCTGA
- a CDS encoding helix-turn-helix transcriptional regulator: MEYEFTLKYQLIEDENVDAMLERLAEAGCDDAMVGVGQPGRLALAFVREAPSAMEAIESALSDVRKAVPGARLIEATPDLVGLTDVAEIIGVSRQNMRKLMHSHMYSFPTPVHEGSTSLWHLADVLIWLQARGSYAIGQDIVDLARVAMSVNVSRAHERVFG, from the coding sequence GTGGAATACGAGTTCACCCTGAAGTATCAACTGATCGAAGATGAAAACGTCGATGCGATGCTGGAGCGTTTGGCCGAGGCAGGCTGTGATGATGCAATGGTTGGAGTTGGGCAGCCAGGGCGCTTGGCATTGGCTTTTGTGCGCGAGGCGCCCTCTGCCATGGAAGCCATTGAAAGTGCGCTGAGTGATGTACGTAAAGCAGTGCCCGGTGCCCGCCTGATCGAAGCGACACCCGACTTGGTAGGGCTCACCGACGTAGCGGAAATTATCGGTGTGTCACGGCAAAACATGCGCAAGTTGATGCATTCGCATATGTACAGTTTCCCGACACCTGTTCATGAAGGAAGTACATCGCTGTGGCATCTTGCGGATGTACTGATCTGGTTGCAGGCGCGGGGAAGTTACGCGATCGGTCAGGACATTGTGGATCTGGCTCGGGTAGCCATGTCTGTCAATGTATCCCGTGCACATGAGCGCGTTTTCGGTTGA
- a CDS encoding DUF4917 family protein, with amino-acid sequence MPALDARLASWPDLNQRHPCTALLLGNGASRALWKPFGYFSLYEEAQRAGRKKGLAISDQALFKSLGTELFEPVLSTLNHTVRANAALAINSTAPLNRYYSIKEGLIHAIRTLHLPWPLVPAATLTSINQALREYRSVYTSNYDLILPWAVHHNPQGFAELFDDQGFFDVRRTRSEGTRVLHLHGGLHLLKLPDGSTRQRSADSAELLDGFAVNIPGEVPLFVNEERSDEKMRAIRNSDYLAWGLGQLAQESQGVCLFGQHLDSTDQHLVDAIRQARPAHLSIAIRPLSEASVINQKQHFVERFGDMTGTALHYFDASTHPLGVEGLAIEVPSARH; translated from the coding sequence ATGCCAGCTCTCGACGCCCGCCTCGCCTCTTGGCCAGACCTCAACCAGCGCCACCCGTGCACTGCCCTGCTGCTAGGCAACGGCGCCAGTCGCGCGCTGTGGAAACCATTCGGCTACTTCTCGCTGTACGAGGAAGCCCAGCGCGCCGGGCGCAAGAAGGGCCTGGCAATCAGCGACCAGGCCCTGTTCAAGTCGCTGGGCACCGAGCTGTTCGAGCCAGTACTGAGCACCCTCAACCACACCGTGCGCGCCAACGCCGCCCTGGCCATCAACTCCACCGCGCCGCTGAACCGCTACTACTCGATCAAGGAAGGCCTGATCCACGCCATCCGCACCCTCCACCTGCCCTGGCCGCTGGTGCCAGCCGCAACCTTGACGTCGATCAACCAGGCCTTGCGCGAATACCGCAGCGTCTATACCAGCAACTACGACCTCATCCTGCCCTGGGCCGTGCATCACAATCCGCAGGGTTTCGCCGAGCTGTTCGACGATCAAGGGTTCTTCGACGTACGTCGCACCCGCAGCGAAGGCACCCGAGTGCTGCACCTGCATGGCGGCCTGCACCTGCTCAAGCTGCCCGACGGCAGCACCCGCCAGCGCAGCGCCGACAGCGCCGAATTGCTGGACGGCTTTGCCGTGAACATTCCAGGTGAAGTGCCGTTGTTCGTCAACGAAGAACGCAGCGACGAGAAAATGCGCGCCATCCGCAACTCGGACTACCTCGCCTGGGGTTTGGGGCAACTGGCTCAGGAAAGCCAGGGCGTGTGCCTGTTCGGGCAGCATCTGGACAGCACTGACCAGCACCTGGTCGACGCCATTCGCCAGGCGCGGCCGGCGCATCTGTCGATTGCCATCCGGCCGTTGAGCGAGGCTTCGGTGATCAACCAGAAGCAGCATTTTGTCGAGCGGTTCGGGGATATGACCGGGACGGCGCTGCACTACTTCGACGCCAGTACGCATCCATTGGGGGTGGAGGGGTTGGCGATCGAGGTGCCGTCAGCGCGTCACTGA